The Pantanalinema sp. sequence GTGATGAGCGGGGGGGGCGTTTGCATGCTAACTCTTCTCGAACGACCAGGCTCAGGGAATCGGTGAAGGGGGGCTCGTATGGCTCATGGCGCATATTTGCGCTATGATGAGCCGAGCTCCTTTCGCTTCGGGAACGCATCCACTCTACACCAAAAATGCGCGCCGGTACGCGCGCCTGGCAGGCCCCCTCGGCCAGAAAGACTTCGCCTTGGACGACCGACTCCAGCAGATGACCGCTAGCGCCAGGGGCACCCTGGCCGAGACCATGGGCATGACCCTGCTCGAGGTCACTCCGCAGCGGGTCAGGGCCAGCATGCCGGTCGTCAAGGCCGTGCACCAGCCCTTCGGCCTGCTTCACGGCGGGGCGTCGGTCGCGCTGGCCGAGACGGTGGCGAGCATCGGCGGCTGGGCCAACCTGGACCCCGACAAGCAGATGGCGGTCGGCCTCGAGATCAACGCCAACCACCTCCGCGCCAAGCGCGACGGGGTCGTCACCGCCGAGGCCAAGCCGATCCACTTGGGACGCACCACCCAGGTCTGGGAGGTTCGCATCACGGACGAGGCGGACAAGCTCGTCTGCGTGTCGCGCTGCACCCTGGCCGTCGTTCCTCGGGGATAGGCCGCCATTGGGGACAAGCTACGGATGTCGAACCCCCGGACCGCTGGTATAAGCATGGTAGCCGCCCCTGCGCCTGGAGATGCCTAAATGATCACGCCCGCAAGTCACTCGATCGCCCTGGAGCCTCGGAACCAGCAAGAGATGGTCACCATCTACGAGGCCTGCATCCATGTGCGCGAGGCCGCGCGCGGCCTGCTGGATCGCTCGGATGAGATGAGCCTGATCGCCGTCAACGCCGAGATCGCGGCCACCAAGTCTCAGATCAACCAGGAGGCCTTCATGGTCCTGGCCAACGAGACGGGCAAGATCGCGCGGCAGATGAGCAGCCTGGTGGGCGACATCCAGAACGATGCCCAGGAGCTCACCAAGAGCTCCCTGACGGGTGTTGCCAAGAGCCGCCGCCTCAGGTCCATCACCGAAGGACTCGACCGCATGAGTCGCGAAGACAACCTGGAGATGGTCAATCGGGTCGCTGCCGACCTCGACAGCACCATCTGCGGGCTTCGTGGGGCGATCTTCACTCGCTTCAGTCACATGGAGGAGGCGCGCGAGTCGGTGCTCCGGCAGATCGTCAAGATCTCGCGGATCACCACCTATTTCAGAATCGAGGCCAGCCGGGACGTGGATCACGGTGCCTACTTCCGGAATATCGCCGACTCGCTGGCGCAGCTGGGCGAGTCGGCCGATGTGGTGGCCGGCGACATGAAGAACGTCATCAAAGCCGCTTTCGTCGCCTAGAAAGCGCGTCACACTTAGGAGGTCTCCACCTTGATCGGAAAGGTACTATTCGACGACGGCGATCACAAGTGGATCGCGCTCGCGCGCGATCCCGAGAAGAAGGGCGCGGTCATCGACACCAACGAATACCTGATCGTCAGCAACGGGGACGCCCTGCTCCTCGATCCGGGCGGGACCGAGATCTTCCCGTCGGTGCTCGCTGCCGTGTCGGAGCACATCAACCTGGAGCAGCTCAAGGCCTTCTTCGCGAGCCACCAGGACCCCGACATCTTCTCGTCGCTGCCTCTGTGGCTCGGCATCTGCCCCAATGCCCAGGTCTTCGTGCCCAAGATCTGGTCCGGCTTCCTGGCGCACTTCGGCTACGAGTACATCGACAACTTCAAGACCATCGAGGATGCGGGCGGTCCGTTGACCTACGGCAGGGGCCTCACCCTGCAGATGGTGCCGGCGCACTATTTGCACTCGTCGGGCAACTTCAGCGTCTACGATCCGCACGCCAAGATCATGTTCTCGGGCGACATCGGAGCGGCCCTCTTGCCCGATGACTACACCGACTTCTTCGTGCAGGACTTCGACGCCCACGTGAAGTACATGGAGGGCTTCCACCGGCGCTGGATGCCCTCGAACGAGGCGAAGAACGACTGGGTTCGCCGCGTGCGCGAGCTGGACATCAAGTTGCTCTGTCCCCAGCACGGGGCCATCTTCCGGGACGAGCAGGTCGGGCAGTTCCTCGACTGGTTCGAGGCCCTCGAGGTCGGCGCCGCAACCCGCTGTCCGACCGCTGCCGCCAAGTAGCGCGGTATCAGAACTGAGAATCCCCCGCCGGACAACCCGGCGGGGGATTTCAGTTCTGAGGCTCAGGAGGGCTGCGGTGCTTCAGAGGCGCGCGGGGCGTGCCGGGCCGTGCTCGCCAGGTAAACCCCGACCAGGACGACGGCGGCCTGGGCCAGCTTGGCCGGCCCCATCGCCTCTCCGAGCAGGAGCCACGAGAGCGCCAGCGTCACGATGGGCATCAGGTACAGGTAGACCCCGGCGGTCGCCGCCGACATGCGGCCCAGGGCGTACATCCAGAGCCAGTAGGCGCATCCCGAGGATCCCAGCCCCAGGAAGGCGAGCGCTCCGAGCGAGAGGGGAGAGACGTGCCATGCGCTCGGCGTCAGGATGGCCTCGCCGGCGGCGAAGGGCAGCAGGCCGACGAGCCCCACCGCGTAGGTCGTGGTCAGGGTGGCGAGCGGCGAGGCCCGATCGGCGAGGGTCTTGCTGACCAGCGCGTACCAGGCGCCGACGAGGGTGTTGAGGGCCATCAGGCCGTCCCCCAGCCCGGTCTGCCTGAAGCTCGCGCCCACCAGGGCCGTGAGGCCGGCGAACGCGAGCAGGGCGCCGCCGAGGGTCCGCCAGGTCAGGCGCTCGCGCAGGAAGATGGCCGCCCCCGCGATGGTGATCAGGGGGCTCGCGGCGATGAAGATGGCGCTGTTTCCGGCGGAGGTGTACTTGAGCGCGATGTTCTCGAGGACGTAGGTCGCGGTGGTCCCGAGCAGGCCCGCGATCGCCACGCGCCTCCACAGCGCCCGCGGGACGTTGATCGGGGTGCGGGTCGCCCAGTGGGCGACGAGCAGGCCCGTGGTCGCCACGCTGAAGCGCAGGACGGCGAAGGCGATGGGCGGGATCTCGGCGATGGCGAGCTTGGTGGCGATGAAGGAGCCGCCCCAGACGAAGACGGCGATGAGCATGGCGATTGCAGGCATGGCTCTAGCTTAAGCGCCATCGCCCTGCAGGGGCAATGGCGCTTAACGATTCTTTTGCGTCGGGGCTAGTAGGTGGCGCGAAGGATGGAGAGGGATTGCCTGGTGTCGAAGTTGACGAGCGGGGTTGCGAGGTCCATCGGTCCGCCCGCGATCAGGCATCCGTTCACGGTGGTGTTGCCGTTCAGGGTCATGCCCCCGTTCGGGGCGAACAGGATTCCGGTGATGAGCGTGCTTCCCCCGGTGTCCACGGCCTTGTCGTCGGTGGAGAGCGAGACCAGCGCGAGGGAGGACGAGTCGGTCCCTTGAAGCCTGGAGTTGCCGCCCGTCACGATGCGATCGGTGCAGACGATGATCCCGTTGCCCGTCAGGGTGAAGGAGCCGCCGATATTGAGCCCCCCTTCGACGTAGACGACGCCATCCAAGGTGACCACCCAGTCACCCGTGAAGGCGAGCTCCTGCTTGTTCCCGGTGGCTCGGTAGTAGCCGCTGAGGGTTGCATAGCGCTTGCCGTTGTTCCAGGGGCTATCATTGAGGTCCTTGCTGGCCTTCTCGACGTCGGTCATCCCCTTGGCCTGGGCCGCATCGATCAAGGCCTGGATCTGGGTGGGCGTGTACGCAGGGATCCGCACCGCCGATTCGAGGGAAGGCGAGGCCGGCACGTGCCAGCCGGCGGTCGTGCTCGTGCCGGCGTAGGTCACCTTGCCATCGATGTTCGACGAGCCGTCGCGGGTGAGGTTGCCGTTGGCGTGGACATTCCCCTTTCCTGCCGGGCTG is a genomic window containing:
- a CDS encoding prepilin-type N-terminal cleavage/methylation domain-containing protein, producing the protein MKSAHRPDRHPQRGLTLIEVIVSCLIVATLVGIVSMVGMNSFTLDRTQRGNDLNHFNFSRLTEAFYNDVHSSSALTSKSEKSIRLKKADGLGFVTYQIDPKAVKRGQSKADTDPQQWEELTDSAMFAIASGSFAALKADGTTPATLQDVRRIDIKDLVATLNNNPQSKQLPLLTAFLRSVPAASPAPDSGARYAILSGQSIKFHGNSQVTSSPAGKGNVHANGNLTRDGSSNIDGKVTYAGTSTTAGWHVPASPSLESAVRIPAYTPTQIQALIDAAQAKGMTDVEKASKDLNDSPWNNGKRYATLSGYYRATGNKQELAFTGDWVVTLDGVVYVEGGLNIGGSFTLTGNGIIVCTDRIVTGGNSRLQGTDSSSLALVSLSTDDKAVDTGGSTLITGILFAPNGGMTLNGNTTVNGCLIAGGPMDLATPLVNFDTRQSLSILRATY
- a CDS encoding hotdog fold thioesterase, which produces MDDRLQQMTASARGTLAETMGMTLLEVTPQRVRASMPVVKAVHQPFGLLHGGASVALAETVASIGGWANLDPDKQMAVGLEINANHLRAKRDGVVTAEAKPIHLGRTTQVWEVRITDEADKLVCVSRCTLAVVPRG
- a CDS encoding MBL fold metallo-hydrolase; translated protein: MIGKVLFDDGDHKWIALARDPEKKGAVIDTNEYLIVSNGDALLLDPGGTEIFPSVLAAVSEHINLEQLKAFFASHQDPDIFSSLPLWLGICPNAQVFVPKIWSGFLAHFGYEYIDNFKTIEDAGGPLTYGRGLTLQMVPAHYLHSSGNFSVYDPHAKIMFSGDIGAALLPDDYTDFFVQDFDAHVKYMEGFHRRWMPSNEAKNDWVRRVRELDIKLLCPQHGAIFRDEQVGQFLDWFEALEVGAATRCPTAAAK
- a CDS encoding DMT family transporter codes for the protein MPAIAMLIAVFVWGGSFIATKLAIAEIPPIAFAVLRFSVATTGLLVAHWATRTPINVPRALWRRVAIAGLLGTTATYVLENIALKYTSAGNSAIFIAASPLITIAGAAIFLRERLTWRTLGGALLAFAGLTALVGASFRQTGLGDGLMALNTLVGAWYALVSKTLADRASPLATLTTTYAVGLVGLLPFAAGEAILTPSAWHVSPLSLGALAFLGLGSSGCAYWLWMYALGRMSAATAGVYLYLMPIVTLALSWLLLGEAMGPAKLAQAAVVLVGVYLASTARHAPRASEAPQPS